A genomic segment from Deinococcus sp. YIM 77859 encodes:
- a CDS encoding class I SAM-dependent rRNA methyltransferase, which translates to MTRPLPDLAALLARRAHLPAQGTTVFRAAHTTETGGVFALDLAGDAAVLSLYADLTPQEEARLAGACGALPGVAGVYLKRRPVEARHAANVARARLSPPEPVWGEARPEVIALEEGVPFLLRPGADLSIGLFSDARPLRAWVREHVPPGARVLNTFAYTCGFGLKAALGGAGDVKNVDLSRKVLTWGQENYALSGLPAPATDFLSGDVFEWLRRLAKRGDTFDLVILDPPSFARSKAGIWRAERDYARLSALAAAVTNPGGRLLVTTNHAGVTAHALARMVSAGVQQAERHGRLTEHLGAGEDYPGATHLKAQVWSLD; encoded by the coding sequence GTGACCCGTCCCCTCCCCGACCTTGCCGCTCTCCTCGCCCGCCGCGCGCACCTGCCCGCCCAGGGCACAACCGTCTTTCGGGCGGCGCACACGACCGAGACGGGCGGGGTGTTCGCGCTTGACCTCGCGGGGGACGCTGCGGTGTTGAGCCTGTACGCTGACCTCACGCCGCAGGAGGAGGCGCGGCTGGCGGGGGCCTGCGGAGCGCTGCCCGGCGTGGCCGGCGTGTACCTTAAACGCCGCCCGGTGGAGGCGCGGCACGCGGCGAACGTGGCGCGGGCCCGGCTCTCGCCGCCGGAACCGGTCTGGGGCGAGGCCCGCCCCGAGGTGATCGCGCTTGAAGAAGGGGTGCCGTTCCTGCTGCGGCCCGGCGCGGACCTCAGCATTGGCCTTTTCAGCGATGCCCGCCCGCTGCGCGCCTGGGTGCGGGAGCACGTGCCGCCGGGCGCGCGGGTGCTGAACACCTTTGCCTATACCTGCGGGTTCGGGCTCAAGGCCGCGCTGGGCGGAGCGGGGGACGTCAAGAACGTGGACCTCTCCCGCAAGGTTCTGACCTGGGGACAGGAGAACTACGCCCTCAGCGGCTTGCCCGCCCCGGCGACGGACTTCCTTTCTGGGGACGTGTTCGAGTGGCTGCGGCGGCTTGCCAAACGGGGAGACACGTTCGACCTGGTGATTCTCGATCCGCCCAGTTTCGCGCGGAGCAAGGCGGGGATCTGGCGCGCTGAGCGCGATTACGCCCGCCTTTCGGCCCTCGCCGCGGCGGTGACCAACCCCGGTGGGCGGCTCCTTGTCACCACCAACCACGCAGGGGTGACGGCCCATGCCCTGGCCCGGATGGTCAGCGCCGGAGTGCAGCAGGCCGAACGGCACGGGCGACTCACCGAACACCTCGGCGCGGGCGAGGATTACCCTGGCGCGACGCACCTCAAGGCGCAGGTGTGGAGCCTGGACTGA
- a CDS encoding YsnF/AvaK domain-containing protein: protein MDERETGEVVRDSEGRQIVQRLVLHEERATVDVVREAAGSVEVRRVVTERQETVPITLYREVLEITVKDGGGQVLMNGEALEPGRTYEIPISEERAEVRKQVYPFQEVIIAKELRRFTQDEQVTLRREELDVQHLNVTPDATPRTNDSQR, encoded by the coding sequence ATGGACGAACGGGAAACGGGAGAGGTTGTCAGGGACAGCGAGGGGCGGCAGATCGTCCAGCGTCTGGTGCTGCACGAGGAGCGGGCCACGGTGGACGTGGTTCGCGAGGCGGCGGGCAGCGTGGAGGTGCGCCGGGTGGTGACCGAGCGGCAGGAGACCGTTCCCATCACCCTGTACCGTGAGGTGCTGGAAATCACCGTCAAGGACGGCGGCGGTCAGGTCCTGATGAACGGCGAAGCCCTGGAACCGGGACGCACCTACGAGATCCCCATCAGCGAGGAGCGGGCGGAGGTTCGCAAGCAGGTGTACCCCTTTCAGGAGGTCATCATCGCCAAGGAGCTGCGCCGCTTTACCCAGGACGAGCAGGTGACCCTGCGGCGCGAGGAGCTTGATGTCCAGCACCTGAACGTCACGCCCGACGCGACCCCGCGCACGAACGATTCCCAACGCTAA
- a CDS encoding FAD-dependent oxidoreductase yields the protein MSTPHVLVIGGGIAGAAVAYFATRGGARVTVVDAAWHAASHVPSALVNPVRGQAGQVDKRAVAGLRLTWSLVTALAEAGVRVPHGQTGVLRPIPDDHIRQKFERHLSPQVRHTWLSPARVPVPLAPGWTHVLHLPEGGWLDGAAFTAGLLSASGAQVVRARAEAWDARSVALKGGGVLRGDAVVWCGGAVGSSWAGERGTHRAGTLLTLHRAATDVPVSFGAYLAPAAEGGVLGATFEAPTPTWQQPALPLSSLRWLLSKGEALTALGGLQVTGRWSGTRLAELVAERGADGVWRLSGLGSKGFLLGPLLARHVAGDVLRHLTV from the coding sequence ATGAGCACGCCCCATGTCCTGGTGATCGGCGGCGGGATAGCCGGCGCGGCGGTCGCCTACTTCGCCACCCGGGGAGGCGCGCGGGTCACGGTGGTGGACGCCGCTTGGCACGCGGCAAGTCACGTTCCCTCCGCGCTGGTCAACCCCGTACGCGGACAAGCTGGGCAGGTGGACAAGCGGGCGGTGGCGGGCCTGCGGCTGACCTGGTCCCTGGTGACCGCGCTCGCAGAAGCCGGGGTGCGGGTCCCCCACGGACAGACGGGGGTGCTGCGCCCCATTCCTGACGACCACATCCGGCAGAAGTTCGAGCGCCACCTTTCCCCACAGGTGCGCCACACGTGGCTTAGCCCTGCCAGGGTGCCTGTTCCTCTGGCTCCCGGTTGGACCCACGTGCTGCACCTCCCCGAGGGCGGCTGGCTGGACGGCGCCGCCTTTACAGCGGGGCTCCTGAGCGCAAGCGGGGCGCAGGTGGTGCGGGCGCGGGCAGAGGCCTGGGACGCACGCTCGGTCGCGCTGAAGGGGGGAGGCGTGCTGCGCGGCGACGCGGTGGTTTGGTGCGGTGGTGCGGTGGGCTCCAGTTGGGCGGGAGAGCGCGGAACGCACCGAGCCGGAACCCTGCTGACCCTCCACCGAGCAGCGACAGACGTCCCCGTGAGTTTTGGGGCGTACCTCGCCCCGGCGGCCGAGGGCGGCGTGCTGGGGGCAACTTTCGAGGCACCTACGCCCACCTGGCAGCAGCCTGCCCTCCCCCTTTCGTCCCTGCGCTGGCTGCTGAGCAAGGGGGAGGCGCTGACGGCGCTGGGCGGCCTGCAGGTCACCGGGCGGTGGAGCGGCACGCGGCTTGCCGAGCTTGTCGCGGAGCGAGGCGCAGATGGGGTGTGGCGGCTTTCCGGTCTGGGCAGCAAGGGCTTTTTGCTGGGGCCGCTCCTGGCGCGTCACGTTGCCGGTGACGTGCTGCGGCACCTGACCGTGTGA
- the mnmD gene encoding tRNA (5-methylaminomethyl-2-thiouridine)(34)-methyltransferase MnmD — protein MKRGCAAGDIILTPDGSRTAFSLRFGEAYGSRHGAAAQARHVFLEGTQTQTHPAPRVLEVGFGLGVNFRVTLAHTAQRNAPLTYVAYEFDPAPPDLLRAVGEGGEGAEHPAWAALLAAWGQQSPLVVRTEHVALTVHFADVRTAALPVGWATALYLDGFSPARNPEVWTPELLARLARALAPGGILATYSAAGHVRRTLAATGLKVEKRPGPPGKRECLRAVREG, from the coding sequence GTGAAACGGGGATGTGCGGCGGGTGACATCATCCTGACTCCAGACGGGTCGCGGACCGCCTTCAGCCTGCGGTTCGGCGAGGCGTACGGCTCACGGCACGGCGCGGCGGCGCAGGCCCGGCACGTTTTTTTAGAGGGCACGCAGACGCAGACTCACCCCGCGCCCCGCGTGCTGGAGGTTGGCTTTGGCCTGGGTGTTAATTTCCGGGTGACGCTCGCCCATACCGCCCAGCGAAACGCTCCGCTCACCTACGTCGCCTACGAGTTTGATCCCGCCCCCCCCGACCTGCTGCGGGCCGTTGGGGAAGGCGGCGAGGGAGCGGAGCACCCTGCCTGGGCCGCCCTGCTCGCGGCGTGGGGGCAGCAGTCACCCCTGGTGGTCCGCACCGAACACGTGGCCCTGACGGTTCACTTCGCGGACGTGCGGACAGCGGCCCTCCCGGTGGGGTGGGCGACCGCCCTTTACCTCGACGGCTTCTCACCAGCGCGTAACCCAGAGGTGTGGACACCGGAGCTTTTGGCCCGGTTGGCACGTGCGCTGGCGCCCGGGGGAATCCTCGCCACCTACAGTGCCGCCGGGCACGTCCGCCGCACGCTGGCGGCCACCGGCCTCAAGGTCGAGAAACGCCCCGGCCCCCCCGGCAAACGCGAGTGCCTGCGGGCGGTGCGGGAAGGATGA
- a CDS encoding phospho-N-acetylmuramoyl-pentapeptide-transferase, which translates to MTVVAALLSWFLVGLFLRVSRARGWGQPVRKDGPQTHLLKEGTPTAGGVAFVLALALVFFPLYLTGRAGGERELLIMLTALAMGVIGGIDDYLKIVSRSRGRGKKELLAREKFPLQFLVGLVFAFFAAPLASHELLPSLGTVPDIILLTLVMVGAVNAFNFTDGLDGLLAGVAIIVLLPLVAVSPVSALLVAVLLGFLWFNAHPARVFMGDMGSHAIGAVAAGAYVLHADVWLLPLAAIIPVAAVLSVVLQVVSFRTRGKRIFKMSPIQHHFELSGWPETHVTARFWVITAVATAAVWWVLGGRP; encoded by the coding sequence GTGACCGTCGTCGCGGCGCTGCTGTCGTGGTTCCTGGTGGGGCTTTTTCTCCGCGTTAGCCGGGCGCGCGGTTGGGGTCAGCCCGTTCGCAAGGACGGCCCGCAGACGCACCTGCTCAAGGAAGGCACGCCGACCGCGGGCGGGGTGGCCTTTGTTCTGGCGCTCGCCCTGGTGTTTTTTCCGCTGTACCTCACCGGCCGAGCGGGCGGTGAACGGGAACTGCTTATCATGCTGACCGCTCTGGCGATGGGCGTGATCGGCGGCATCGACGATTACCTCAAGATCGTGTCGCGCAGTCGTGGACGCGGCAAAAAGGAACTGCTGGCCCGCGAGAAGTTTCCCCTGCAATTCCTGGTAGGGCTCGTCTTTGCGTTCTTTGCCGCACCGCTCGCCAGCCACGAGCTGCTACCCAGCCTGGGGACGGTGCCCGATATCATCCTGCTCACGCTGGTGATGGTGGGCGCCGTGAACGCCTTTAACTTCACCGACGGTCTAGACGGCCTGCTCGCGGGCGTGGCGATCATCGTGCTGCTGCCGCTGGTCGCTGTCTCGCCGGTCAGCGCGCTGCTGGTGGCCGTCCTGCTGGGCTTCCTGTGGTTCAATGCACACCCTGCGCGCGTCTTTATGGGTGATATGGGCAGCCACGCCATCGGCGCGGTCGCGGCCGGAGCCTACGTGCTCCATGCGGACGTGTGGCTGCTGCCCCTCGCCGCCATCATTCCGGTGGCAGCGGTCCTCAGCGTGGTGCTCCAGGTCGTCTCCTTTCGCACGCGCGGCAAGCGCATCTTCAAGATGAGTCCCATTCAGCACCACTTCGAGCTGAGCGGCTGGCCGGAAACGCACGTCACAGCGCGCTTTTGGGTGATCACGGCGGTCGCGACGGCGGCGGTGTGGTGGGTGCTGGGGGGAAGGCCCTAA
- a CDS encoding isocitrate/isopropylmalate dehydrogenase family protein, with protein MAKYRICLIEGDGIGHEVVPAARRVLEAAGLDAEYVTAEAGYEYFLEHGTSVPPATYEAIESTDATLFGAATSPSGEKPAGFFGAIRHLRRKYNLYANVRPTKTRPVPGAYENVDLVIVRENTQGLYVEQERRYGDTAIADTVITREASERIGRFAAELALKRRGKLTVVHKSNVLPVTQGLFMNTILDLTKDMEGLNVGTMIVDNAAMQLVRNPAQFDVMVMTNMFGDILSDLAAGLVGGLGIAASGNVGDRFGIFESVHGSAPDIAGQGISNPTATILAAVLMLDHIGAHDVARRIDNAVNTVLTEGPRTRDLGGTASTQEFTNAVIAQLK; from the coding sequence ATGGCGAAATACCGCATCTGCTTGATTGAAGGGGACGGCATCGGCCACGAGGTGGTTCCTGCTGCCCGCCGCGTGCTGGAAGCTGCTGGGCTGGACGCCGAGTACGTGACGGCCGAGGCCGGGTACGAGTACTTCCTCGAGCACGGCACGAGCGTGCCACCAGCCACCTACGAGGCCATCGAGAGCACCGATGCCACGCTGTTCGGCGCGGCCACCAGCCCCAGCGGTGAGAAACCCGCGGGCTTTTTCGGCGCTATCCGCCACCTGCGCCGCAAGTACAACCTGTACGCGAACGTCCGCCCCACCAAGACCCGTCCGGTCCCCGGTGCCTACGAGAACGTGGACCTGGTGATTGTCCGCGAGAACACCCAGGGCCTGTACGTCGAGCAGGAACGGCGGTACGGGGACACGGCCATCGCGGATACGGTCATCACGCGCGAGGCCAGCGAGCGCATCGGCCGTTTTGCGGCGGAGCTCGCCCTCAAGCGTCGGGGCAAGCTGACGGTGGTGCACAAGAGTAACGTCTTGCCGGTCACGCAGGGCCTTTTTATGAACACCATCCTCGACCTGACCAAGGACATGGAGGGGCTGAACGTGGGCACCATGATCGTGGACAACGCGGCCATGCAGCTCGTTCGCAACCCCGCACAGTTCGACGTCATGGTGATGACCAACATGTTCGGAGACATCCTCTCCGACCTGGCCGCCGGTCTGGTGGGCGGCCTGGGCATCGCGGCGAGCGGCAATGTCGGGGACCGCTTCGGCATCTTCGAAAGCGTGCACGGCAGCGCGCCGGATATCGCCGGACAGGGGATCAGCAACCCCACCGCGACCATCCTCGCCGCCGTGCTGATGCTCGACCACATCGGCGCGCACGACGTGGCCCGGCGCATCGACAATGCCGTGAATACCGTGCTGACCGAAGGCCCGCGCACCCGCGACCTGGGCGGTACGGCGAGCACGCAGGAATTTACGAATGCGGTGATCGCGCAGCTGAAGTAG
- a CDS encoding DUF421 domain-containing protein produces the protein MDAVLRATAIYLVLLLLFRVAGKRTLAQITTFDLVLLLIISEVTQQAMIGDDFSVTQAVLAIVTLIGLDVALSLWKEKSSRLERLVDSVPVLILENGRPIKDRMRQLRVDEADILNAARELQGLERLEQIKYAVLERSGNISIIPKAGEGG, from the coding sequence ATGGACGCTGTCTTGCGAGCGACTGCCATCTACCTGGTGTTGCTGCTCCTTTTCCGCGTGGCGGGCAAACGCACGCTGGCGCAGATCACCACCTTTGACCTGGTGCTGCTGCTCATCATCAGCGAGGTGACGCAGCAGGCCATGATCGGCGACGACTTCTCGGTCACACAGGCGGTGCTGGCGATCGTCACCCTGATCGGGCTGGACGTGGCCCTGTCCCTGTGGAAGGAGAAGTCGTCGCGGCTCGAACGGCTGGTGGACAGTGTTCCGGTCCTGATTCTCGAAAACGGCCGCCCCATCAAAGACCGGATGCGGCAGCTGCGGGTTGATGAGGCGGATATCCTGAACGCCGCCCGAGAACTTCAGGGCCTAGAGCGCCTCGAGCAGATCAAATACGCCGTCTTGGAGCGCTCGGGCAATATCAGCATCATCCCCAAGGCGGGCGAGGGGGGCTGA
- a CDS encoding DUF2382 domain-containing protein, giving the protein MTQNQNALMRLSDLNRDYQLDLSGQGVYNPVGNTAYGYNGEKVGSVKDALVDPGTGRIRYLIVDVGGWFSSKEVMVPVGHARFAEDGVYFDDLTKEQVRDLGEYRYDQTYTDETYASTDERVLRAANTTETDTSYRERAYRTPERLQLLEERLVVNKERFRAGAVEISKHVETRQETVNVPLQREEVVIERHAVTDARPVEGAVLGEGSETVRVDLEAERANVSKQAYVTEEVEIGKRTVTETQTVTDTVGREVLDVNKTGDVRLETGDRTSTTTDTTLTDRDRNNR; this is encoded by the coding sequence ATGACTCAGAACCAGAATGCCCTGATGCGCCTATCGGACCTCAACCGCGACTACCAGCTTGATCTGTCGGGGCAGGGTGTGTACAACCCTGTGGGCAACACGGCCTACGGGTACAACGGTGAGAAGGTGGGCAGCGTCAAAGACGCGCTTGTTGACCCTGGCACCGGACGCATTCGCTACCTCATCGTGGATGTGGGCGGCTGGTTTTCCTCCAAGGAAGTGATGGTGCCCGTCGGGCACGCGCGCTTTGCAGAAGACGGCGTGTACTTTGACGACCTCACCAAGGAACAGGTGCGCGACCTGGGCGAGTACCGCTACGACCAGACGTACACCGACGAGACGTACGCCTCGACCGACGAGCGTGTGCTGCGTGCGGCCAACACCACCGAGACCGACACCAGCTACCGCGAGCGCGCCTACCGGACGCCCGAGCGCCTGCAACTGCTGGAAGAGCGCCTGGTGGTCAACAAGGAACGCTTCCGCGCGGGAGCGGTAGAGATCAGCAAGCACGTCGAAACCCGTCAGGAGACGGTGAACGTGCCCCTCCAGCGCGAGGAGGTCGTCATCGAGCGCCACGCGGTGACCGATGCTCGCCCGGTCGAGGGCGCGGTGCTGGGCGAAGGCAGCGAGACCGTTCGGGTGGACCTGGAAGCCGAGCGCGCCAATGTCAGCAAACAGGCCTACGTGACCGAGGAGGTCGAGATCGGCAAGCGCACCGTCACGGAAACCCAGACGGTGACGGATACCGTGGGCCGCGAGGTGCTGGACGTGAACAAGACGGGTGACGTGCGCCTGGAAACGGGCGACCGCACGAGCACCACGACCGACACCACCCTGACGGACCGCGACCGCAACAACCGCTGA